The genomic DNA AACACACAGAGTTACACTGAGTTTTTATATTGTTATAATATTAACCTCTGTGAACCTCTGTGCCTAGCTCTGTGTTATACTTTGGTTAAATAAAAGATTCTTCGTTCACGAAGCGTGATACTATGAAAGACGTTATAACGAAAATTAAAAACCTCTCTTATATTTCTTCATTGCTTTTTCTGCATCTTTTTGCAATTGGGCAGAGAACATAAATGTATTTGTTTGCCGTAATAATTTACCTTGCGGATTGAAATAAAAATAACAAGGGTAACCTTCCACAGGGTATTCTGCTCTTAGCTTCCTAGCCTCCTTTGATTTTCCATCAGTTTTATAACATATAAAATTTTCGTTCAAATAATTATATGCAGTATCGATGGTAAAAACCGAGTCTTCGGTAAATTCACAGAGTCCGCACCAAGTGGCAGTCATATATACCATTACAGGTTTGTTTTCCGACTGAGCTTTTACAAATAAATCTTTCCAGGTTCCTGTAAAAAATTTAACTTCTTCACTGGAATTTAAAGTCTTAAAACTCATTCCTATTATAGAAATAAAAAATACGATACTGATTTTAATTCGGGCTTTCATAATATTATATATTAAAATTGAAACGACTAACTATATAACGTAATTTGTTATATAATATTATGCCAAGATGCTTGCCAACTTCAATAAACTTCTATCTACTTGCTTTCTTTTCCCAACAGCTTCGGCGAAAGGTGTGAGCAACAGCTCGTTGCTTACCAAACCCACCATTTTATTTGTTTCGCCTTCCAGCAATTCCACCACGGCACCACTGCCCAATCGCGAGCCAAGAAGTCTGTCATACGCACTTGGTTTGCCGCCACGTTGTATATGCCCAAGGACCGAAACGCGAGGATCGAAACCGGGTATTGCGGCTTTCATTTTTTTTGCGATATCAAAGGCATTGCCTGCGTCATCACCTTCGGCAACCACTATAATAGAAAATGATTTTTGTTTGCGTTTTTCTTTTGAGAAAAAATTAATCAGATCATCTATTTTGGTTTTTTCTTCTGGAATTAAAATCGCTTCTGCACCACCGCCAATACCTACTTCCAAAGCTATAAATCCTGCATGGCGGCCCATTACTTCTACCAAAAAAACACGGTTATGCGAATCGGCGGTATCACGGATTTTATCAATGGCG from Bacteroidota bacterium includes the following:
- a CDS encoding thioredoxin family protein yields the protein MKARIKISIVFFISIIGMSFKTLNSSEEVKFFTGTWKDLFVKAQSENKPVMVYMTATWCGLCEFTEDSVFTIDTAYNYLNENFICYKTDGKSKEARKLRAEYPVEGYPCYFYFNPQGKLLRQTNTFMFSAQLQKDAEKAMKKYKRGF
- the pfkA gene encoding 6-phosphofructokinase is translated as MKNIAVFTSGGDAPGMNAAIRAVVRTALYYNVGVKGIVNGYDGLINGDIIDMNSRSVANIIQRGGTILKTSRSEEFRTAEGRAKAAQMVKQHQIEGLVAIGGDGTFTGAEIFCRESGITVMGVPGTIDNDLYGTDYTIGFDTAINTAIDAIDKIRDTADSHNRVFLVEVMGRHAGFIALEVGIGGGAEAILIPEEKTKIDDLINFFSKEKRKQKSFSIIVVAEGDDAGNAFDIAKKMKAAIPGFDPRVSVLGHIQRGGKPSAYDRLLGSRLGSGAVVELLEGETNKMVGLVSNELLLTPFAEAVGKRKQVDRSLLKLASILA